Part of the Drosophila kikkawai strain 14028-0561.14 chromosome 3L, DkikHiC1v2, whole genome shotgun sequence genome is shown below.
ACGTGAGCTTTTCTCCCAAGGCCATTGAGTGGAGGCGCGACAAGCTTTCGTCGGTTAAGGTTTACCTTTCATTGCCATTGAGAGCGAATCAGTGCTGTCAAAAATTTTGGCTggatttaaaaaacaaaaaataaatataaaaaatataataatttctatatatatctaaGCAAGTGGcgctaaaaaaaattcactgATCTTATGTTAAAATTGCTTCTAAAAGCAGTAATCCTTAATAGACCTCTAATACCGAACTTCAAGGTCGAAGATTACCATATAAACCATTCTTAAGGTAAGGCAAAGGAATCTAAAAATGTCCTCATTGTAAAGTGCCTGTTTTGTTTAGGAATCCCCGCCAATTTTAGGATTCAAGATTATTAAatctgtattttaatttttttttttttttataaaatattatcaacAACTGCCTTAATCtagccaaaacaaaaatgtctAAGTTGACAGCATTAAAAGCGAGCGTTCGGCGGTCGTTAACCCGACACCATTTCGAAAGAAGCGGCGCTCCGCGGTTGCCCAACTGCCCGACagacccaaaacaaaatatagttTCGCTTTTTGATACCGTCTGCTCGCGGGGTATGATAATTTTTTACTCAGTCAACAAAACtagagaaaatttaaattaaaaaaaaaacactatcATATTTCTacttatacattttatttaataacaattaaaaagttGAATTTCGTTGGTTGCTCCCACAAAAGCGTTGATAAATGCTCCGTCTGTTATTCTCCCCTTGGAAGTTTGTCCTCTAGAAAAAAAGAACTTAGATTTAAGCTTgggtatattattttaaatgctcGTTTTAAACAGTTGCAAATCAGAATATTATCTACAAAACATGcttattgtttacaaatataagTTCACGCAAGGACAATTACAGCATagaaagtttaaattaaatagcattgcTTTTCCAACTTCTATTGACAACTAAACAAATGAATAGACAGACAAAGTAAGACCTTCATAAATTCACAATCTAAAATAAAGAACACATAATACTCGCCCATAGATATAGCTCAGTTATATGATAAAAAAAGGGAGCTGGTAAACTTGGTGCTATGTTCGATGTTattgctttgtttttctctctcttaaTTTGTACAGGTTGTAATTCAAAGgtaatgaaatatttgtttgaaTTGCAGCTTAAATATACGGTGGAATTGTCTTAGGTATATACACAATCGAGGACCAGTCGAAGGACCTGAAATTAGTTAACTAAATACATGCTTTACTGTAGCTCCGCGGAGTCGGCAGtgtttgagtttgagttcTCCTCCGACTTCTTCGAAGACGGCGAGTCGGAGAGATTTGGCGAGAGGTCGCGCAGCTTAACAACGTTACCGACGTTCACCAGGTTGGCCGCCTCGGCCACCGAATAGCCAATATCCGGCGGCGTGCCCTCTGGATAGCCCAAATAGTAGTCTGCAATACGACCGGCTTCTCGCAGTCCGCTCAAGTAGGCTCCGTGCACGGTGGCCGGGTAATTCCGTATCGTATGCTCTCCAGCGAAAAACAAGCGAGGCAGACCTTCCGCCTCCTTACTTGATGGCGGAATGACAGGTGCCGCCAGTAGGTCATAGTCGCTGCCAGAGGATCCAACGGAGACATAGCTATAGGAGCCACGGGCCCAGGGATCGCTGCGCCAGCGTGTGACCACCGTCTCCTTAGGCTGTGGAACAGAGGTATTGCCAAAGATGTTCTTCAGCACCGACATGCATCGCCCAATGATTATGTCGTCCGTCACGCTCTCCACAAGGTTGGCGGCCATGCCAGCGACCAAAGCCAACAGCACGGGCGACGAGCTGATGCTCCAGAAAAGGAACATTTCTCCTGGGAAAATAAGAGATAACAAAAGGGATTAAAGTTAAGTAATTccttaaaatatgtatactaAAAAGTAAGTAATGTAAGATTATAAAAAAaccaatataatataattattatattttattaataattattattctccttatttatttttaattaattttttttagaataattttttttaatatttaaatattatattattttatcatattaaatatttataacttcTTCATTCACTTACCCCGACTGGAGGTGGTACTGCCCACATGACCAAAGAGATTCGCATTGGGATCCCAGAAAATACGATCGAAACAAAGCACCACCTTATTTAGGTTACCGAATCCTAGCCTGCGTATGGCCTGCTGCTTCCAATCCGGCAACGGAGGATCAAACTTGACGGTATTACTTTGCTGGGACTCTTCGTGGGCCACGGCCACTTTCAGGACGCCCAGCGTTAGGGTGCATACCGCCAGATCGGCCTTGTATGTCATCTGTGAGTTGGAGGTCTTCAGGTTCTCGGCCACCACTTCCACGCCATGGGTACCGTATTTGATCTCCTTGACGGCACTATTGACCCGGATGTCCAGATTCTCGGTGAGGGCCACTGGCACACAGGAATACCCATTGCGAACGGTGGTGTGATGGCCAATGAACTCAAAGTCATCGTCCTGGTCCCAATGCTTCAGTGACAGGTTGTTTAGTCGGGTGGCATTCGCGAACTCCAGGTTGGCAAAGTGCCAGTCCAAGATGAGTCGGTCCCGGGAGGAGAGGTACACATCGCTAGAAATGCATACAACaaatgattaatttaattattattaaatattaatctatTATTTAGTGTTTAGAAAAATCCCCCTACCTGGGTCTGTTCTGCTCCATCTCGTGGAGCTTCGTCTCCATCTGCTTGTCCTCGTCGCGGAGCTCACCGAACAGCTTGACGGCTTCGTCCAGCTTGAACTGGGTGTTGCGTATGCTGAACTCCTGGCGCGCGTACGTTAGGTCACTCTCCACGCCCTTGGGCGTTCGCTGTTTCACCAGCGCCGCATGCTCGCTTCGGAGTGTGTCGATGGTCTGCTTGACCGACTTGATGCGTTGCCGATGCTCAATGATCTTCGTTTGAGCCGCGATTATCTCCTGCATGTGCAGGGCCCGCTTGTGCATTACCTGCATCTCCTGCATGCTGATGATCCACTCGAGGGCGTCGCCTAGCGACACCGGACAGTTGCCGGCATAGTTGAAGTCCAGGCGGTGTGACAGGTAGCTGGCCGACTCCAGGAGACGATTGAATTCCAGCTCGATGACGTCGTCCTTCTCCTTGGGCACCGGCTTGCCATCGGGCCCGTAAAGCGGGCACGTCTGCTGTATGGGCACCAAGTCCATGCCGATCTGCTTGCTCAAAATGGTCATGGGGTTGCCGTAGACGCCGGTCACCACCATGGCCCCCAGATCGGCAATGTAGCTGTTCTTGCGGAAGGTGGCTATACGGCCGCCGACTCGATCTCGCGCCTCCAGAACGATCACATCCATGCCGaactgctgcagctgctgggcCACGGCCAAGCCGGAGATCCCCGCACCGATAACAATCACTTTACCCAGTTTTTTCGTGGGAATCGGTCGCTGACGCTTGAAGATGCCAAAGTTGATGAAGCCGTGTCGTTCAAGGAACGAGTGCACCCGCCGCACCAGGCCGGGCTCGCTGTCAAAGGGAGGTGGCAGCGATTTCAGAGCATTCTCGAAGCTCAGCTGCACCTTGGGATTGTCCACCCACATGTGCAGCAGGCTGTTTCGTATGTTGAGGAACACGCGATGACCCAGGATGCCCGAACGACTGATGTCCGGGAAGCAGGCCTCCTCGTTGGGCGTCATCTTGCTGAAGGGCAGGCGGGACTGAAATACGGCGCCCTCCTGGCCGGAGAGAACGGTGGGCGTGCCCACGTCCCGTTCCCGCGCATCTCCATTCTGTGTCGGTCGCGCATTTCCCGTGGCTTGTCCCGACACAGAACTTGCGTTCGCCTCCGACCTCCGACCTTGGGCTTGGTTTTGACTCCGACTCCGGTCTCCCTGCTGGTTGTTGTTGGACGATGAAGAAGATCCGGGAGTGGACTTCTCGCCGGTGGGGGCAGCTTCTCCACTGCCACTGGGCCTGTTGCTGTAATCTACCTTGGGCCTGTTGCGTCTGCTGGTGCGCCGCTCATCCGCAGCGGCGCTGGTGGCAGGTGCATCGTTGGAGTCGTCGTCCGGCAGCTTCTGTTTTTGGGACGTAGCAACAGGAGCAGTTGCGTTCCGTTTGGGCGAAGGTTCGCCGTCGGAATCGTCGCTAATCAGTGTCACATACTCAATGGGCTCGGACATTTTGGAGCCAGCAGTGCCTCCGCTTTGGGTGGGCTTCATCGccggcaactggcaactgtcGTCGCCGGGAAACCAAAAAGTATGAGCGTCCTAAAAAACGTAACCGAAAACTCAGACATAAACTTGGCAAAATCACGTTTTCGACTCAAACTTTCGGCTGAAAGTCACGGATCCTTCAGCACACATACAAAATTGGTATATATTCAAattcattgcattttattatccttttttttctctaatCTAAGCACGTTGTGGTCGAAAAACTGTTTTAGATCAAAACTGTGCCTTATTCGAAAAGAACAATAATCGGGTTTTGACTGCCTCATAAGCTGTTCCCACTAGTGCTGATttccatttaatattttgacgTTATTATTCGAACTTTCAACATTTCGGAAATtgcaaaattgtaaaattgtttatatggTTTGGCCGGTGTGGCCGTCACTCACTAAAACCGGCTCGGCAGGAGGCGCGCTTTTTGCAGGCAGCGCCAACTGGTCACACTGCCACGCGGGGGTTGGCTGTTGTGCTGTACTGAAAATTCAGCATTTTTCTGGGCAAATTTATAAGCTATTTATTGGGGGTGACAACAAATGCATTTAACAAggatttatgtatattttatacgaAAAATTGTATTGATTTGCTTTTCGTCTGATTGAGAATTTGAAAATCTCATGTTTGCCCGCTAGAAGGCTACCGCATCGAAAAATATTCGATTGTTTTTTCCTGGTTATCGATCTGTGAGCCAATTTATTAGAATAACGGTTTTAACGTTTTTGAAAATGtgcaactatttttttttatagattttccaATAAAACCTCTTAGAACGGAAATAATGCACATTAAGcgaaaaatacattaaaataatatttactaaaaaataaatgttaaattaatttgtatctaaaaaaaaaaaaaattcatatcTTGAAAGATCGTTTACCATAAATTGTAGCCAATTCTtctaatacttttttttttatgcggCTATCCCAAGCGGATCATATTGATTTGTTTAAACAATACATTATTGATAAACGTTATGTACGTTCCCTGAAAGAAAACACATGTTTTAAGCTAATTGTTTAATCTTTCTGTGGTTGGCTCccgttttatttttgtgctaAAGTGGGTGCAATTAATCATCTGctataaattatatgtatataaacttGTATTATCAACTGTTATAATCTATTTAAATAGAATGGTAATGTAAATATACGAAACATGACAGGTGACGATGAACAAAGTCTTAACAAATAAATCTAAAGATGCTCCGGATCACTCCAGTAGTGCAGTCTCAACGGAAATTCCTTTTACATTTCAACTCATTTCCagctattttatttacttgatAACGCTTCAGTAGCATATAATTAGGTTACCCATTTTATTCGATGGTTACAAGAGAAATAAAATTGCTGGAAATGAGCTAAGAATTCAAAAGAATTTCCGCTTGGGCGTGTCAAAGGGCAGTTCAGACAttctgaaaatgaaaaaatatccTTTAGGGACTGGAACAGAAAGATTAACAAATGAGATTCGAGCCCACCTGACCAGCTTGGGGCCGCTGAGGCCCTCCTTCTCGGCATTGTTCACATCGCTCAGCGGTGTGCTGGTGTCCTTTTGGTCATGCGGTCGCTTCGGAGAGGCTACCACCTTGGCCAGCTGTTGATCTGGCGAGATGAATGTGTCGCAATTCTCATTTTGGGTCTGCTCTCCATCCGTGTCTGGCGGCTTTTGATGCACATTTAAGGGATTCATGCAATGACCCTTGCAATAACACTTCTCGGAGCACACAGTGTGGCCCAAAAAGCAGGCGCAGCGTTGGCCATTGCACTTGGTGCGGCATTTGCACCTGGTGGTGGCCGTGCCGTCTTCCTGGGCCGCCGTGAAGTTGAGGGAGGATGCATTGCTCACCTCAGTGCCATTGAGCTGTGCTGCTGCCTCCTGCCCTCCGCCCCCCGCCGACTCCGTGATGGAATTGGACTGCGATCGCagctgtaaaaaaaaaaaaaatgattaattatGGGAAAACTAAAGCTGATTCACTATTTACagatttgtttttctttctcttcgACGGCACCCAGTCGGGATCATCGCTTTCGATGGTGATTACTTCCTGGCTGTCGTTCAGATCGCTCATGTAGTCGTGATACAGATCCTCGGTCTTGAGGGTCGCCTTTGACTTGGCCGCTTGGCTTTTTGCCGGCCGGCTCTCCTCCTctaccaccaccacctcctcgTCCTTCGGTGCCCTCAGTAAAAGTGCCACTTTCTCCTCGTAGGAACGCTGTTGGCTGAGCATCTGTTCCTCGTGTTTCGCCTCGGCCAGCTTCAGTCGGTTGCTCAGTGACTCGTGCATCTGCTGGGCCTCCAGAAGCTGGGCCCGGACGTCGTCTAGTGCAGTACGTTGCTCGTTCGAGCTGAGCGCCTGCTGCCGGCGCTGCTGCACCAGGGTCTTCACCAGCTGCTTGCTCACCGAACGCGACTCGGCGATGCTTTGGACACCCTCCGACAAGGCGCGAATCCGACTGTCCAGGTCGCTTTGGCACACCTTCTGCTGCAGGTCCGAGATCTGGGCATTGCGCATCTCAAGCTCTTCCTCTAGGCTGGCCAGCAGCCTGGCCTGCTCCTTGGCGTCCGCAGGATTCGTGCTTGTTTGCTGCTCCATTTGATGATAGTGCCGGTTGACTTCCGCGCGGTCCTCCATCAGCTGCTCCAGACTGTGCTCGGCATCCACCAGGGAGAGTATGATCTCCAGTTCGCGTTCCACCCAGGAATCGGCCTTTGCGCTGCTGGCACCGCCAGCCGCGGTTCCGTGATTCTTGGCGGACTTTTGGCGTTGCGCCTGAGCGGATGCCTGGCGGTCGAGGGCGTCCTTGAGGCGCTTGTTGGCGGCCATTGCCTCCTCGCACTTGCGTTTAAGCACCTGCCGCTGCTTGGCATGGAGCGTCTGTTGGCGCACCATCTCCGACTGCATCTTGCGGTCCTTGCTTTTCAGCTGGGTCACCTCCTTCTGATGCACCATCCTCAGCTGGCGGAACTTCTCCGACTCGCCTCGCATGGTCCGGATCAGCTTGACCTTGGACTCCTTCATGATCTTGATCTCGTCGCTCAGATTCTTGATTTTCTCGCGCTCCTTTTCGCGCATCTTTAGCATGTTGGCCTGGGAGATGACCTTGCGCCGCAGATCGGCTATCTCCTGCTCGAGCGTCTGCAGTCGCTTGCGGCGCTCCTCGGCAATTTTAGCGGAGGAATCCTTGGTTTTGATATTGCGCAGCTGGTCCAAGAGACTGCGTCGCTCCTCCTCCAGATCCTCGATCTTCTGGTTGCACTGGCGCAACTTCAAATCCTCATCCGTTGCCTCCAGCTTGCTGAAGTTTCGCATGATGCGCACATGCAGCTCCTGCTTGAGATCCAGCTGCCGGTTGATGTTCCTCAGCTCGCTGGCCAAGTTCAGCTGCTTGTCGGTGTACTCCTCCGACTGCAAATGGAGCATCTCGTGCGCCTCATAGCTGTGATCGTGCCCATTGCTAAGCTGGTGGCGTGTCTCCTGGTCATGCGATTCCAGCTCTTCCTGCGTGCGCTGCAGCTGATCATCCACCATCTCCACCAGCTGGCTAATCTCCCGCAGCCGCTCGTCTCCATCTCCTCCATTACCGGAACGTGCTtgctgttcctgctgctgctgctctagTTTCTCCTTTAGCTGGAGAACGTGGGCGCGGAGTGCATCGTGTGCCTGTTCGGCAATGTGGGCACGCATCTCCTTCTCTGTGAGATCCACCAGAGACTGGTGGAGCTCCTGCTGCAGTTTCCTGTTTCGCTCCTGCAAGCTGCGCACCTGCTCTTGCAGACGTTGGTTTTCTGACCTATCCAACGGTTCGCTAGGGGGAATGGGTTCCAGGCCAGCGGCTCCCACGGCGCTGGTGATGGAGGAGCTCATCTTGCCGCCGCCCAGAAGTTGCACGCGCAGTTTTTGAATGATGTCCTTGAGCATGTTGACTTCGGCCGCGTGCGGATCCTGATTAACCACCGGCttgtttttgatttgaagCGCACGATCCGCGTAACGCAAAGTGCTCACCGTTTCCGCCACATTGTAGTCCGCCGGACTGACGCAGGCAATCATCAGGGTGATGGAATTGCCGCCGAGCGAGTCCTGGAGCAGTCGTGTCAGCTTCGACTGCCGGTAGGGTATGTAGCCAGGAGCGTTGGTAGCTAAAAAAT
Proteins encoded:
- the Su(var)3-3 gene encoding possible lysine-specific histone demethylase 1; amino-acid sequence: MKPTQSGGTAGSKMSEPIEYVTLISDDSDGEPSPKRNATAPVATSQKQKLPDDDSNDAPATSAAADERRTSRRNRPKVDYSNRPSGSGEAAPTGEKSTPGSSSSSNNNQQGDRSRSQNQAQGRRSEANASSVSGQATGNARPTQNGDARERDVGTPTVLSGQEGAVFQSRLPFSKMTPNEEACFPDISRSGILGHRVFLNIRNSLLHMWVDNPKVQLSFENALKSLPPPFDSEPGLVRRVHSFLERHGFINFGIFKRQRPIPTKKLGKVIVIGAGISGLAVAQQLQQFGMDVIVLEARDRVGGRIATFRKNSYIADLGAMVVTGVYGNPMTILSKQIGMDLVPIQQTCPLYGPDGKPVPKEKDDVIELEFNRLLESASYLSHRLDFNYAGNCPVSLGDALEWIISMQEMQVMHKRALHMQEIIAAQTKIIEHRQRIKSVKQTIDTLRSEHAALVKQRTPKGVESDLTYARQEFSIRNTQFKLDEAVKLFGELRDEDKQMETKLHEMEQNRPSDVYLSSRDRLILDWHFANLEFANATRLNNLSLKHWDQDDDFEFIGHHTTVRNGYSCVPVALTENLDIRVNSAVKEIKYGTHGVEVVAENLKTSNSQMTYKADLAVCTLTLGVLKVAVAHEESQQSNTVKFDPPLPDWKQQAIRRLGFGNLNKVVLCFDRIFWDPNANLFGHVGSTTSSRGEMFLFWSISSSPVLLALVAGMAANLVESVTDDIIIGRCMSVLKNIFGNTSVPQPKETVVTRWRSDPWARGSYSYVSVGSSGSDYDLLAAPVIPPSSKEAEGLPRLFFAGEHTIRNYPATVHGAYLSGLREAGRIADYYLGYPEGTPPDIGYSVAEAANLVNVGNVVKLRDLSPNLSDSPSSKKSEENSNSNTADSAELQ
- the Klp3A gene encoding chromosome-associated kinesin KIF4; amino-acid sequence: MSGGNEDPTSVAVALRVRPLVQSEVDRGCLIAVERTSPGAPQVIVNRSEMFTFNHVFDVDATQREIYESCVLAKQRKLLQGYNVTILAYGQTGSGKTFTMGTSYNGVMDESAGVIPRAVDDIFREIGERQEEYSFSVTCSFVELYQEQFFDLFSPGKITVDIKEVNKRVVMPGLTELAVKSAQEVTDYLMRGSSGRAVAATAMNETSSRSHAIFTLTLVATKKDSKAVTTSRFNLVDLAGSERCSKTLASGDRFKEGVNINKGLLALGNVINALGATNAPGYIPYRQSKLTRLLQDSLGGNSITLMIACVSPADYNVAETVSTLRYADRALQIKNKPVVNQDPHAAEVNMLKDIIQKLRVQLLGGGKMSSSITSAVGAAGLEPIPPSEPLDRSENQRLQEQVRSLQERNRKLQQELHQSLVDLTEKEMRAHIAEQAHDALRAHVLQLKEKLEQQQQEQQARSGNGGDGDERLREISQLVEMVDDQLQRTQEELESHDQETRHQLSNGHDHSYEAHEMLHLQSEEYTDKQLNLASELRNINRQLDLKQELHVRIMRNFSKLEATDEDLKLRQCNQKIEDLEEERRSLLDQLRNIKTKDSSAKIAEERRKRLQTLEQEIADLRRKVISQANMLKMREKEREKIKNLSDEIKIMKESKVKLIRTMRGESEKFRQLRMVHQKEVTQLKSKDRKMQSEMVRQQTLHAKQRQVLKRKCEEAMAANKRLKDALDRQASAQAQRQKSAKNHGTAAGGASSAKADSWVERELEIILSLVDAEHSLEQLMEDRAEVNRHYHQMEQQTSTNPADAKEQARLLASLEEELEMRNAQISDLQQKVCQSDLDSRIRALSEGVQSIAESRSVSKQLVKTLVQQRRQQALSSNEQRTALDDVRAQLLEAQQMHESLSNRLKLAEAKHEEQMLSQQRSYEEKVALLLRAPKDEEVVVVEEESRPAKSQAAKSKATLKTEDLYHDYMSDLNDSQEVITIESDDPDWVPSKRKKNKSLRSQSNSITESAGGGGQEAAAQLNGTEVSNASSLNFTAAQEDGTATTRCKCRTKCNGQRCACFLGHTVCSEKCYCKGHCMNPLNVHQKPPDTDGEQTQNENCDTFISPDQQLAKVVASPKRPHDQKDTSTPLSDVNNAEKEGLSGPKLVRMSELPFDTPKRKFF